Below is a window of Fimbriimonadaceae bacterium DNA.
GGTGTCCATCACTTTGGGGTCGGTTAGGGCACGGAACACATCATCGGCTGGGCCATCGATATGGATGGTAAGACGCATCGTTCCGCCGGCCTGACGGTGTGAGGGCATCAGTACGGGCTGACCGGAGTCGAGAAAAGTTCTAAGGTTGTGCAGCCAGCAGTACAGCATGTCGTTGGCAACATAGAAAGTCTCTTCTGATGCGTTGTCTCGGAGGTTAAAGCTCATCTTGATTTCTGCTCCGTGCTGCAGGTGTTGAACAGTGACTATCACCTCCGACGTGATGCCGCGAAAGTCGTACGAAAATGCCAGTGTATGGCTCGGCTCGAAGCGTGTGATCCTTTGATTTACCTCTTCGCGAGTGGGGCACATGTAAACGGTATCACCCCAAAAATGAAACGCTCCGCCTTGACGCGGGTCAACCTCCATGTTTGGGCAAAACCAGGTGCGCAATTGCCCAGCATCGGTTAGGGCTGTAAAGACGCGTTCACCCGAAGCGTCAACGGTCAGGGATTGGGTGACTCTAGTGATATCTCGTGTTGTCATGATTTGGTCTCCATAGCGATTGGATGTGAAAAAGTGACTAATCGAAATGCTGTTTGGCCGTTCGTAGAGTGGTACTTTTCGGCGAGGCTGGCGAGGGCTACGGCGAGTTCTCGGGCGAAAGCTCCGCGTGTCTCATCAGATTCAAAGGCAATATCGGCTTCGATGGTGAGGGTCGGGACTGCTCCGCTTTGTTGGCGGAGGTGAGATACGTCGTCGATGAGCCGAGCTCCGATAGACGCGAGGTAGTCGGAGCTTTGTTGGTCTTGGATCTTTTCTGGACTTGCACGAAGCTCACCCAAAGCAGATGGAGCGACAACAAATGCTTCGGCCGAGCACTTAAATAGGCGTTCCATGCAGTTGCCTTTACGTCTTTCCTCAACGAACTCAACCAATCCAACTCTTTCCAGCTCTCGCAAATGGTAGTTCACTTGTTGGCGAGGGAGGTCAAGCAAAACGGCGAGGCTAGTAGCAGACTGTGGAACAGATAGATGCTCTAGCATTCTCAGCCGAAGCTGAGTGCCCAGCACGGCAATCTGCTCTGGCTCATTAAGGATTTGAAGCGCTTCGCCCATTGACAATAATAATATTATAGAAAAATTATTTTGTCAAGAGTTGATACAAGATTCTATTTGCTTGGTCATCTGAGATGCTCCGTTATCAGTTGCCTACGGCAATCTTTCGGATGGCTGCCGTGTATTCGGCAGGGAGCTTCTGCCAACTGTCGACTGGTGGACCTGATAATCCAGAATCGGCCTGCATCGGCGCGGTGCGCCATAGCCAGTCCCCGAACTTGATCTGCAAAGTGATGTTCTCGGAATAGAAGGGCATAAACGACTTGTAAGACTCAAGCTCGGCAATGATTTGCGGATTTGACCCGAACATGGCAAACGAGCCCTTGACTCCTATCTCGTCAAGTACGGACCAGCCAAGAGTGGTGAGCGTTTTTCGACTGTTTATCAGAAGCACGGCTTCGGTGGGGACTCCGTTCTCAAAGACGTCTGTAACATCTCTTTGTACGTTCAAAGGAACATTTTGGATTTCCTGGGTACTCGCCCCGTAAACAATCTGATGAAGAGCAGACCTCTGTTCCGGCAGTAAGGAGGAAATTTGTAATCCTTGAGCCGATGAGGCCGCTCTGAGTTGAGTCTCGGACAAGCTCCTTGAAAGATCAATCATCGGGATATTCAAGTAAGTCTGGCTAATCTGGACAGGTGTTCCAGCCTGGAGCCAACCCATCCACAAGGGGGTTTGATACATGTTGGTCCAACCCAGCATCCGGCAATGATCTACGGAAAGAAACGGGACTACAATGATCGCTGGCATGACTTTCGCAAGGGATTTGCGGTTAACAGCTTGAGCAGAAAAGACACCGTTCGTCATGTCCTGCCGGAGAATAAGCGTGTTTCCATCGAGATGCAGGAGGTCTGGAAGGACGTTGATCGTGTACGACACGAGGCTAGGGATAAGAGAACCGGCCTGAATCGGGGAGCGACCGAGGACGTTTGCCATATCGTTGAGGCATCGGTCTGCTGGACTTGCAATCACATCCAAGTCTGCGTATTCGGCGAGCTTGGCGATTACTTCCCCAACGTACCAATTTGTGGGATCCACTCGATCTGGCGAGGCCCAATCTTGCAAGTCCTGCGCAGAGAACTTACGATAAGTGGCTAAGGAGCGTTCAAAGCGTGTGCTGTTTTGTCCGCTCGTCATCTTCATGACCGACGGATCCGGCCTCACTGCCCTTGCCATGAGGAGCGCCCGGTCGGAAAAGTCGAACTTTGCGGTTGACGGGATTCGACTTAGGATTTTTTGCCGGATTAGGGAGCGGTCACGTATCGTTTCGTTATCCGCGCGCATGTCGTGGTTAATGGATGTTTCGTGCCCCTGTCGGCCGCTGGAATCTCGAAAATATGCTGTGACGGAGCCACCATACTCTGGATGGACGATGATGAGAGTTCCTCCGCTGATGGGCTCAACAGGCTTAAACCGCTCTTCAAAGTATCGTCTCATCCCGGCGTCAAGGATGAGACTAGGTTTGAATCCAGCTGCATCCAGTCGCCGTTGGAAGCTTCGATTCAAGTCTTCCTGCTTCTGCAAAAGCCGGATCATGTCATG
It encodes the following:
- a CDS encoding SRPBCC domain-containing protein, whose product is MTTRDITRVTQSLTVDASGERVFTALTDAGQLRTWFCPNMEVDPRQGGAFHFWGDTVYMCPTREEVNQRITRFEPSHTLAFSYDFRGITSEVIVTVQHLQHGAEIKMSFNLRDNASEETFYVANDMLYCWLHNLRTFLDSGQPVLMPSHRQAGGTMRLTIHIDGPADDVFRALTDPKVMDTWISKTAEVELKEGGVYSYGWSDIFEGVDTPNGPTKILRFEPGRLLEHDWFYMEETPTHVRWEIQGSGGSCTLKITHSGFVEDQKLMSNYVNGWSGFLCVLKSLIEGKPMTKKHPDQ
- a CDS encoding helix-turn-helix transcriptional regulator, with product MGEALQILNEPEQIAVLGTQLRLRMLEHLSVPQSATSLAVLLDLPRQQVNYHLRELERVGLVEFVEERRKGNCMERLFKCSAEAFVVAPSALGELRASPEKIQDQQSSDYLASIGARLIDDVSHLRQQSGAVPTLTIEADIAFESDETRGAFARELAVALASLAEKYHSTNGQTAFRLVTFSHPIAMETKS